A window of Lytechinus variegatus isolate NC3 chromosome 15, Lvar_3.0, whole genome shotgun sequence contains these coding sequences:
- the LOC121428513 gene encoding probable flavin-containing monoamine oxidase A isoform X2: MSSGRKSFLKQLSVENLLENIKEVVTGNEEVDGTDSPVKTRSRSFIFGRSFTGDENDNNSKLDPMSPKISSSLPELVSNRFPEPEPAVDVAIVGAGLSGLMSAYAIRQAQPELSVIVLEAKDNVGGRIYSPMLNTATGTRRFDLGDQWVNTEQRTILELLDKLNIETHPEYKEGKNILVHADGDKEEFERNVYPINVFRRLDISSFVSRIESMREDLSKRDPTDLSESLEWDSITLEQFKKEHIWTDVARQVFDALVVFHFGVTPREMSLLFFCHVLNSVGGWKVLFGEGEEFPAARQLKIKGGAQQICEKLATEIDRANIRLNDPVTLIDQSDKELVSITTDSGCRYRAKRVIIATSIDNSVRIQHKPNHPVKRSRMTRLMPAGHCIKYVVTYESAFWRKSGKSGHVIKLTDEEKAFDVDEDLMTYEYVFDACSCNRNPESIEPENPALMGMIFSESLRQLEKDERKKILLNKLADVFGEEALKPIDYAEMDWGVDRYTSGFPFSAMMPGAMVHHSKGIKQPHGRIHFCGAEMSSSWYGCMEGSVKSGKRVASEVRKALNGSKSTTSATTGDQESIEEQSTEPQTDETAAVAVEHMNGTA, translated from the exons ATGTCATCAGGAAGAAAAAGTTTTCTGAAGCAACTGTCAGTTGAAAATTTGCTGGAAAACATAAAG GAAGTGGTGACGGGTAATGAAGAGGTAGATGGAACCGACTCGCCCGTCAAGACCCGATCCCGAAGTTTCATCTTCGGTCGATCTTTCACTGGCGACGAAAACGATAACAATAGCAAACTTGACCCCATGTCGCCCAAAATCTCGTCATCGCTACCAGAGCTCGTTTCGAACCGTTTCCCCGAACCCGAGCCCGCTGTCGATGTGGCTATCGTCGGTGCAGGGTTGTCTGGTCTGATGTCCGCCTATGCCATCAGACAGGCACAACCAGAACTCAGTGTCATCGTTCTCGAAGCAAAAG ATAATGTGGGTGGCAGGATATATTCACCCATGCTAAACACGGCCACAGGTACCAGGCGATTCGACCTCGGTGACCAGTGGGTCAATAC AGAACAGAGGACAATCCTTGAACTTTTGGACAAACTGAACATAGAAACACACCCCGAATACAAGGAGGGCAAGAACATCTTAGTTCACGCGGATGGAGATAAAGAAGAATTTGAGAGAAATGTTTACCCTATCAATGTTTTCAGACGTTTGGACATCAGTTCCTTTGTTTCGAGA atAGAGAGTATGAGGGAGGATCTATCAAAGAGGGACCCAACAGATCTCAGCGAGTCATTGGAATGGGACTCTATCACACTGGAGCAGTTCAAGAAAGAACATATTTGGACGGATG TTGCCCGCCAGGTGTTCGACGCCCTTGTGGTGTTCCATTTTGGAGTCACACCGAGGGAGATGTCTCTCCTCTTCTTCTGCCATGTTCTTAACAGTGTTGGAGGTTGGAAGGTGCTCTTTGGTGAGGGTGAAGAGTTTCCCGCAGCAAGACAACTCAAAATCAAG GGTGGAGCCCAGCAGATCTGTGAAAAACTGGCCACCGAGATCGACCGGGCGAACATCAGACTAAACGACCCCGTCACACTCATCGATCAGTCGGATAAAGAACTCGTCTCTATCACGACCGACAGTGGGTGTCGTTACCGGGCCAAGAGGGTCATCATAGCCACATCGATTGACAACTCAG ttCGTATCCAGCATAAGCCTAATCATCCAGTGAAGAGATCGCGTATGACGAGACTGATGCCAGCCGGTCACTGCATCAAATACGTCGTCACATATGAAAGT gcaTTCTGGAGAAAAAGTGGGAAGAGCGGGCACGTGATCAAGTTGACGGACGAGGAGAAGGCTTTCGACGTCGATGAAGACCTGATGACGTATGAGTACGTGTTCGATGCTTGTTCATGCAACAGGAACCCAGAAAGTATTGAGCCAGAGAACCCAGCGCTGATGGGAATGATCTTTTCAGAGTCACTCAGGCAACTTGAG aaagatgaaagaaagaagattcTGCTGAACAAACTAGCTGATGTTTTTGGTGAAGAAGCTCTTAAGCCTATCGACTATGCAGAAATG GACTGGGGCGTTGATCGATATACGTCTGGTTTCCCGTTCAGTGCTATGATGCCTGGTGCAATGGTACACCATTCAAAAGGAATCAAGCAGCCTCATGGAAG AATCCATTTTTGCGGGGCGGAGATGTCGTCTTCATGGTACGGCTGCATGGAAGGCTCCGTCAAGTCTGGAAAGCGCGTAGCTAGTGAGGTTCGCAAAGCCCTCAACGGGTCCAAATCTACGACCTCCGCAACGACCGGAGACCAAGAGTCGATAGAAGAACAGTCGACAGAACCACAAACTGATGAAACTGCCGCCGTTGCTGTCGAGCACATGAATGGAACAGCCTGA
- the LOC121428513 gene encoding probable flavin-containing monoamine oxidase A isoform X1 has product MNGTTYGTDISATMDNADVDRYVTVSYLKMKRPTYIEVVTGNEEVDGTDSPVKTRSRSFIFGRSFTGDENDNNSKLDPMSPKISSSLPELVSNRFPEPEPAVDVAIVGAGLSGLMSAYAIRQAQPELSVIVLEAKDNVGGRIYSPMLNTATGTRRFDLGDQWVNTEQRTILELLDKLNIETHPEYKEGKNILVHADGDKEEFERNVYPINVFRRLDISSFVSRIESMREDLSKRDPTDLSESLEWDSITLEQFKKEHIWTDVARQVFDALVVFHFGVTPREMSLLFFCHVLNSVGGWKVLFGEGEEFPAARQLKIKGGAQQICEKLATEIDRANIRLNDPVTLIDQSDKELVSITTDSGCRYRAKRVIIATSIDNSVRIQHKPNHPVKRSRMTRLMPAGHCIKYVVTYESAFWRKSGKSGHVIKLTDEEKAFDVDEDLMTYEYVFDACSCNRNPESIEPENPALMGMIFSESLRQLEKDERKKILLNKLADVFGEEALKPIDYAEMDWGVDRYTSGFPFSAMMPGAMVHHSKGIKQPHGRIHFCGAEMSSSWYGCMEGSVKSGKRVASEVRKALNGSKSTTSATTGDQESIEEQSTEPQTDETAAVAVEHMNGTA; this is encoded by the exons ATGAACGGGACAACCTATGGAACAGACATCTCGGCGACTATGGATAATGCTGATGTCGATCGTTACGTAACGGTGTCTTACCTGAAGATGAAGAGACCTACTTACATT GAAGTGGTGACGGGTAATGAAGAGGTAGATGGAACCGACTCGCCCGTCAAGACCCGATCCCGAAGTTTCATCTTCGGTCGATCTTTCACTGGCGACGAAAACGATAACAATAGCAAACTTGACCCCATGTCGCCCAAAATCTCGTCATCGCTACCAGAGCTCGTTTCGAACCGTTTCCCCGAACCCGAGCCCGCTGTCGATGTGGCTATCGTCGGTGCAGGGTTGTCTGGTCTGATGTCCGCCTATGCCATCAGACAGGCACAACCAGAACTCAGTGTCATCGTTCTCGAAGCAAAAG ATAATGTGGGTGGCAGGATATATTCACCCATGCTAAACACGGCCACAGGTACCAGGCGATTCGACCTCGGTGACCAGTGGGTCAATAC AGAACAGAGGACAATCCTTGAACTTTTGGACAAACTGAACATAGAAACACACCCCGAATACAAGGAGGGCAAGAACATCTTAGTTCACGCGGATGGAGATAAAGAAGAATTTGAGAGAAATGTTTACCCTATCAATGTTTTCAGACGTTTGGACATCAGTTCCTTTGTTTCGAGA atAGAGAGTATGAGGGAGGATCTATCAAAGAGGGACCCAACAGATCTCAGCGAGTCATTGGAATGGGACTCTATCACACTGGAGCAGTTCAAGAAAGAACATATTTGGACGGATG TTGCCCGCCAGGTGTTCGACGCCCTTGTGGTGTTCCATTTTGGAGTCACACCGAGGGAGATGTCTCTCCTCTTCTTCTGCCATGTTCTTAACAGTGTTGGAGGTTGGAAGGTGCTCTTTGGTGAGGGTGAAGAGTTTCCCGCAGCAAGACAACTCAAAATCAAG GGTGGAGCCCAGCAGATCTGTGAAAAACTGGCCACCGAGATCGACCGGGCGAACATCAGACTAAACGACCCCGTCACACTCATCGATCAGTCGGATAAAGAACTCGTCTCTATCACGACCGACAGTGGGTGTCGTTACCGGGCCAAGAGGGTCATCATAGCCACATCGATTGACAACTCAG ttCGTATCCAGCATAAGCCTAATCATCCAGTGAAGAGATCGCGTATGACGAGACTGATGCCAGCCGGTCACTGCATCAAATACGTCGTCACATATGAAAGT gcaTTCTGGAGAAAAAGTGGGAAGAGCGGGCACGTGATCAAGTTGACGGACGAGGAGAAGGCTTTCGACGTCGATGAAGACCTGATGACGTATGAGTACGTGTTCGATGCTTGTTCATGCAACAGGAACCCAGAAAGTATTGAGCCAGAGAACCCAGCGCTGATGGGAATGATCTTTTCAGAGTCACTCAGGCAACTTGAG aaagatgaaagaaagaagattcTGCTGAACAAACTAGCTGATGTTTTTGGTGAAGAAGCTCTTAAGCCTATCGACTATGCAGAAATG GACTGGGGCGTTGATCGATATACGTCTGGTTTCCCGTTCAGTGCTATGATGCCTGGTGCAATGGTACACCATTCAAAAGGAATCAAGCAGCCTCATGGAAG AATCCATTTTTGCGGGGCGGAGATGTCGTCTTCATGGTACGGCTGCATGGAAGGCTCCGTCAAGTCTGGAAAGCGCGTAGCTAGTGAGGTTCGCAAAGCCCTCAACGGGTCCAAATCTACGACCTCCGCAACGACCGGAGACCAAGAGTCGATAGAAGAACAGTCGACAGAACCACAAACTGATGAAACTGCCGCCGTTGCTGTCGAGCACATGAATGGAACAGCCTGA